The region AAGAAATCTCTAAAGTCCTTACTTTAATCGTGAGACCTCTATGCGCTTCTATGAAAATAGAACGATTTTGGTAAGAGTTCCTACATAGGAAAATGAAAGCGAGGGGCCCCCGCCCATGTTCGGGTGGGGGGAGTGGCCCGTGGGTTTCCTTCGTCCCTATATCACAAAATATAAATTCATACAATTCAAATTTTATAGTTCCCACATACGTAGGAACTCCTGCATTTTTTTGTAGGAACAATCCGAAATCTCATTATCCCATTCTTTTAAAAAATCCAAAACTGAATCTTCAGTATATTAAATAATTATAATTTATGTAGAGACTGAGCGTATAATTCCCAAAGCAGCGATTGGACTTATAACTTCCTTTCGCAATTTGAAGATCAGTTTTCCGGAGATAGAGACTGCTTTGGTATTCACAGAGATCTTATTCAAGCGGCGTACAGACAAGCAAAGAGATCCATGAGCGAGAATTTGTCGTTGCCGTAGATACGATTTCTATGTTCGCAGATTGAATGGAACGGAAAGTTGATATTTGAGTCAGTGCCGCAGATATCTTGCACCTGAGAATTCCAGGCCAAATCCCAATCATCCGGAAAGTTTTCAGTGTTAGAATTTTGAACGGCGAAGAAAATTTAGTTTGAAATATTTTCTTTCCAAAAGAAAGATTCCAAATTGTTTTCGGACCATTCCCATGAGAAAATTCTTAATCCTTTCAATACTTAGCTTAACTGCTGCAGTATTTTTAGCCATTCCAGGTAAATTGAACTCCCAAAGTGGAGATATTGAAGCCGCTATCCAAGCAGCCTGCAATCGATTGGTTGATGGCGGACTCTATAAAAGCTGCAAACCGGCCCCTGGATTTTCCTTAGGCCAAGGCTACTATAGCCAATCTGCGCAAATTAAATGTGAATGCGTCAATAAGTCGGATAATAACAAAACGATCGTTACTATTTCTCTCTGGCAAGGATACTGATCCTGTCTCTGAATTGATATAAGAAGGATCATTCGATCCTTCAAATCGATCTTCTTTCCCCTATTCCCTAATGCGACATAATACCTATTATCGGAAGTAGTAGGTGTAGAAGATACTACAAACCTTCCGCCATTCTGAAAGCACTTCAATCTGGAAGCTTTTTCCCTATCTACAAATGGAAACGGGAAAAGCGAGAGATCGACTCAAAGATTCAATCCCTCGCAAGCAAACTTTCCTTTTATCGATCCTTCCAAACTGCGTCCAAAGAGAACTTACCAGGACCAGCAAAGAATAGAAACAAACAGCTCAATAGCTGAGAATATTCGGACCGAATTTCGTGAAGAACTGCCCAAATTCCTATGACTGGCGGAACTTGTGGCGCAGGCAAAGGAGAAGTTCCAAAATATAGAGGAACCTTGGTCATGTACATTGCGACCAACATCTGACCGATAAATACGATGCTCAAAGGCCTTGTGAGAATACCGAGGATCAGCATCAGGCCACCTAGAATTTCCAGGCCGCCTATAAAACTCGCAACCATATCCGGTTGAGAAAATCCGAGCTTTGTAAACCTTCCTACCCCTTGGTTTGCATATAGGAATTTGATCATTCCTTCCCAAAGAAAGACTCCTCCTGCAAGGATTCGAACGAAAACGGTATACCGATTTTCGGTATCTTCTATTCGGAAGAAATATTTGAATATTTCCATAAGTTAAACTCTTTTCCTTTTCCAAAGAAGCTTCCTGTTTCTTGCGAGCCGCTTCGGAATTGTTTATTGGTAATTTTCTACTTAGAGCACTGGAATAGA is a window of Leptospira semungkisensis DNA encoding:
- a CDS encoding DoxX family protein, whose translation is MEIFKYFFRIEDTENRYTVFVRILAGGVFLWEGMIKFLYANQGVGRFTKLGFSQPDMVASFIGGLEILGGLMLILGILTRPLSIVFIGQMLVAMYMTKVPLYFGTSPLPAPQVPPVIGIWAVLHEIRSEYSQLLSCLFLFFAGPGKFSLDAVWKDR